A region of Triplophysa dalaica isolate WHDGS20190420 chromosome 20, ASM1584641v1, whole genome shotgun sequence DNA encodes the following proteins:
- the LOC130408807 gene encoding zinc finger protein 501-like: MRTQIDVMCCKSVGTDMSMLDIDDLMTEISQLKKEVAVLEAKLRERDELNTKDVSVFSLCVISDQTSPELLVSVCNEEQKPSVNLLDCKREIKTEITETEEQTDEAELIHPDVMKVKVEITEPNEVEEKPHHFINGEESQSCLKTEENFSLKQSQRETAYDSLTCPQCGDIFTRKYNLNRHIRRHTEGKSYICTPCGKTFVCKNILKAHMRSHTGVKPYRCDQCGKTFNCKSHLTDHMRIHTGEKPHRCDQCGKTFSCKFPLNEHMRIHTGEKPYRCDQCGKTFALKSTLNVHMRCHTGVKPYRCDKCGKTFAQKSTLNVHTRGHTGLKPYRCDQCGKTYTCKSNLKDHMRCHTGEKPHKCDQCGKVFSRRSNLSKHMRVHTGEKPHICPQCGKSFSWAAGLKEHLLYHSEVRPFQCEHCSKTLIAVWYLRRHFEKTHAGVTNALSSSEEHKKTTQV, translated from the exons ATGAGGACACAGATAGAtgtgatgtgctgtaaatcagtagGAACGGATAtgtccatgctggatattgatgatttaATGACAGAAATCtctcagctgaagaaagaggtggCGGTATTGGAGGCAAAGCTCAGGGAGAGAGATGAACTGAACACAAAG GATGtatctgttttctctctctgtgtcatcTCTGATCAAACATCTCCAGAGCTTCTGGTTTCTGTCTGTAATGAAGAGCAGAAACCATCAGTGAATCTGCTGGACTGCAAAAGggagataaaaacagaaatcacTGAAACGGAAGAACAGACAGATGAAGCTGAATTGATTCATCCAG ACGTGATGAAGGTGAAAGTGGAAATTACAGAACCGAATGAAGTTGAAGAAAAACCTCATCATTTTATAAATGGAGAAGAATCTCAAAGCTGCTTGAAGACTGAGGAGAATTTCTCATTGAAACAATCTCAAAGAGAAACAGCCTACGATTCCCTTACATGCCCTCAGTGTGGAGACATCTTCACTcgtaaatataatttaaacaggCACATCAGACGTCACACAGAAGGAAAGTCGTACATTTGTACTCCGTGTGGAAAGACGTTTGTatgtaaaaacattcttaaagcGCACATGAGAAGTCACACTGGAGTAAAGCCATACAGATGTGACCAATGTGGAAAGACCTTCAATTGTAAATCCCACTTGACAgatcacatgagaattcacactggagaaaagccgcACAGATGTGACCAGTGTGGAAAGACCTTCAGTTGTAAATTCCCCTTGAACgagcacatgagaattcacaccggagaaaaGCCATACAGATGTGACCAGTGTGGAAAGACCTTTGCACTGAAATCCACTCTTAATGTGCACATGAGATGTCACACTGGAGTAAAGCCGTACAGATGTGACAAGTGTGGAAAGACCTTTGCACAGAAATCCACTCTTAATGTGCACACGAGAGGTCACACTGGATTAAAGCCTTACAGATGCGACCAATGTGGAAAGACCTATACTTGTAAATCCAATTTGAAAGATCACATGAgatgtcacactggagaaaagccgcACAAATGTGACCAGTGTGGAAAAGTCTTTTCACGTAGAAGCAACCTTAGTAAGCACATGCGAGTTCACACCGGAGAAAAGCCTCACatatgtcctcagtgtggaaagagttttagttGGGCAGCTGGTCTGAAAGAGCATCTTTTGTATCATTCTGAAGTGAGACCGTTTCAGTGTGAACACTGCAGTAAAACATTAATAGCTGTATGGTACCTGAGGAGACACTTTGAGAAGACTCATGCAGGTGTGACTAATGCACTTTCTTCCTCTGAAGAACATAAGAAAACCACACAGGTGTGA
- the LOC130408793 gene encoding molybdenum cofactor biosynthesis protein 1-like isoform X2, which yields MAFNCIRFDRLLFGAHTAVEACSKRTVQRSCQVSRRYSGVTRKESRQHQVGDLTFHGGRRQVLKETLPFSAFLTDSFGRRHNYLRISLTERCNFRCQYCMPEEGVKLTPRSQLLTTEELLTLARLFVLEGVNKIRLTGGEPLIRKDILHIIAELRKLEGLKTIAVTTNGTTLTRQLPGLKKAGLDLLNISMDSLVPAKFEFITRRKGFHKVMEGIEKAIEMGYNPVKVNCVVMRGLNEDELLDFVLLTEKKPLDVRFIEYMPFDGNRWNFKKMVSYQEMLDCIKQKWPNLEQVPGEETNTAKAFRVPGFQGQLGFITSMSDHFCGTCNRLRITADGNLKVCLFGNSEVSLRDRLRSGASEEELLHVIGAAVGRKKKQHAGMLNLSQMKNRPMILIGG from the exons ATGGCGTTTAACTGCATTAGATTTGACCGTCTTCTCTTTGGAGCACACACCGCGGTTGAGGCCTGCTCAAAGCGAACAGTTCAACGGTCATGTCAAGTGAGTCGGCGGTATTCAGGTGTCACTCGTAAAGAGAGCAGACAGCATCAG gtTGGCGACCTTACATTTCATGGTGGCCGTAGGCAAGTCCTGAAGGAGACCCTGCCATTCTCAGCTTTTCTTACGGATTCTTTTGGACGGAGGCATAATTACCTTCGCATTTCTCTCACTGAGAGATGTAATTTTCGCT GTCAGTACTGTATGCCTGAGGAAGGGGTAAAACTCACTCCTCGTTCTCAGCTTTTAACAACAGAGGAACTGCTTACATTAGCTCGACTTTTTGTACTAGAGGGGGTAAACAAGATACGCCTGACTGGAGGAGAACCCCTTATTCGGAAAGACATTCTGCATATTATAG CGGAACTGAGAAAGCTGGAGGGTCTGAAGACCATTGCAGTCACCACTAATGGCACGACTTTGACCCGACAGCTGCCTGGTCTTAAGAAGGCTGGATTGGATCTACTGAACATCAGCATGGACTCACTAGTGCCTGCCAAATTTGAGTTCATTACTAGACGTAAAG GGTTTCATAAAGTGATGGAAGGCATTGAGAAGGCTATTGAAATGGGCTACAATCCAGTCAAG GTGAACTGTGTGGTCATGAGAGGTCTGAATGAAGATGAGTTACTGGACTTTGTGCTCCTAACAGAGAAGAAACCTTTGGATGTGAGATTCATTGAATACATGCCTTTTGATG GTAACAGATGGAACTTTAAGAAGATGGTGAGTTATCAGGAGATGTTGGACTGCATAAAGCAGAAATGGCCCAATCTGGAGCAGGTTCCTGGAGAAGAAACGAACACAGCCAAG GCGTTTAGAGTACCAGGATTTCAGGGGCAGCTGGGGTTCATTACCTCCATGTCAGACCATTTCTGTGGTACCTGCAATCGTCTGCGCATCACGGCTGACGGCAATTTAAAG gtgtgtttgtttgggaATTCAGAGGTATCCTTGAGGGATCGTCTGCGTTCTGGAGCATCCGAAGAGGAACTTCTGCATGTCATAGGGGCAGCAGTGGGGAGAAAGAAAAAGCAACAtgcag GGATGTTGAATTTATCTCAGATGAAGAACAGACCAATGATCCTCATTGGTGGGTGA
- the LOC130408820 gene encoding zinc finger protein 184-like has product MSIMRTHIDVMCCKSVGTDLSMLDIDDLMTEISQLKKEVAVLEAKLGERDELNTKDVSVFSLCVISDQTSPELLVSVCNEEQKPSVNLLDCKMELKTEITETEEQTDAGLIHPDLMKVKEEITEPNEMEEKTHITLEESQSFLKTEENLSPIQSQNETTEDSLKCPQCGEIFTCEYSLNRHVRLHIREKSYSCDQCGKTFVFKSHLISHMKVHSGKKSYSCDECGKTFICKLHFTDHMRRHTGVKVYECDQCGKTIHKYIHDEHMRSHARERPHKCDQCEKTFTRKSHMNEHMRSHTGEKPYSCDQCGKVFSRKCHLSKHMRIHTGEKPYVCLQCGKSFAWADNLRTHLLCHSGVRPFQCEQCSRTFISVRYLKKHMRTHAGVTND; this is encoded by the exons atGTCCATCATGAGGACACATATAGAtgtgatgtgctgtaaatcagtagGAACGgatctgtccatgctggatattgatgatttaATGACAGAAATCtctcagctgaagaaagaggtggCGGTATTGGAGGCAAAGCTCGGGGAGAGAGATGAACTGAACACAAAG GATGtatctgttttctctctctgtgtcattTCTGATCAAACATCTCCAGAGCTTCTGGTTTCTGTCTGTAATGAAGAGCAGAAACCATCAGTGAATCTGCTGGACTGCAAAATGGAGCTGAAAACAGAAATCACTGAAACAGAAGAACAGACAGATGCTGGTTTGATTCATCCAG ACCTGATGAAAGTAAAGGAGGAAATTACAGAACCGAATGAAATGGAGGAAAAAACTCATATAACTTTAGAAGAATCGCAGAGCTTCTTAAAGACTGAGGAGAATTTGTCACCAATACAATCTCAAAATGAAACAACCGAAGATTCCCTAAAATGCCCTCAGTGCGGAGAAATCTTCACTTGTGAATACAGTTTAAACAGGCACGTCAGACTTCACATCAGAGAAAAGTCTTACAGTTGTGaccagtgtggaaagactttcgTTTTTAAATCCCACCTCATCAGTCACATGAAAGTTCACAGTGGAAAAAAGTCTTACAGCTGTGATGAGTGCGGAAAGACCTTCATTTGTAAATTACACTTTACTGATCACATGAGACGTCACACCGGAGTAAAGGTTTATGAATGTGACCAGTGTGGAAAAACCattcataaatacattcatgATGAGCACATGAGAAGTCACGCTAGAGAAAGGCCACACAAATGTGACCAGTGTGAAAAGACCTTCACTCGAAAATCCCACATGAACGAGCACATGAGAagtcacactggagaaaagccttACAGTTGTGATCAGTGTGGAAAGGTCTTTTCACGCAAATGTCACCTTAGTAAGCACATGAGAATTCATACCGGAGAAAAGCCTTACGTGtgtcttcagtgtggaaagagttttgcTTGGGCAGATAATCTGAGAACTCATCTTTTGTGTCATTCTGGAGTGAGACCATTTCAGTGTGAACAGTGCAGTAGAACATTCATATCTGTACGCTACCTGAAGAAGCACATGAGGACACATGCAGGTGTGACTAATGActaa
- the LOC130408793 gene encoding molybdenum cofactor biosynthesis protein 1-like isoform X1: MAFNCIRFDRLLFGAHTAVEACSKRTVQRSCQVSRRYSGVTRKESRQHQVGDLTFHGGRRQVLKETLPFSAFLTDSFGRRHNYLRISLTERCNFRCQYCMPEEGVKLTPRSQLLTTEELLTLARLFVLEGVNKIRLTGGEPLIRKDILHIIAELRKLEGLKTIAVTTNGTTLTRQLPGLKKAGLDLLNISMDSLVPAKFEFITRRKGFHKVMEGIEKAIEMGYNPVKVNCVVMRGLNEDELLDFVLLTEKKPLDVRFIEYMPFDGNRWNFKKMVSYQEMLDCIKQKWPNLEQVPGEETNTAKAFRVPGFQGQLGFITSMSDHFCGTCNRLRITADGNLKVCLFGNSEVSLRDRLRSGASEEELLHVIGAAVGRKKKQHAGMLNLSQMKNRPMILIGKSNWLLQAFRGNPRQTAPLIHHIDSEASAKTRSLGNRALCNSKRSGSVPHSVRQFHRETYKCGSDSKEPFSGSQISSLDGTSDRLTHTDTQGKASMVNVGSKAVTCRTATACGKVILGPKAFNLVRANQLAKGDALAVAQLAGIMGAKQTSSLIPLCHALPLDHTSVTIELVETRHTAVVKATCQTTGRTGVEMEALTAVTVATLALYDMCKSVSRDIVITDIKLLSKTGGQGGDFQAS; this comes from the exons ATGGCGTTTAACTGCATTAGATTTGACCGTCTTCTCTTTGGAGCACACACCGCGGTTGAGGCCTGCTCAAAGCGAACAGTTCAACGGTCATGTCAAGTGAGTCGGCGGTATTCAGGTGTCACTCGTAAAGAGAGCAGACAGCATCAG gtTGGCGACCTTACATTTCATGGTGGCCGTAGGCAAGTCCTGAAGGAGACCCTGCCATTCTCAGCTTTTCTTACGGATTCTTTTGGACGGAGGCATAATTACCTTCGCATTTCTCTCACTGAGAGATGTAATTTTCGCT GTCAGTACTGTATGCCTGAGGAAGGGGTAAAACTCACTCCTCGTTCTCAGCTTTTAACAACAGAGGAACTGCTTACATTAGCTCGACTTTTTGTACTAGAGGGGGTAAACAAGATACGCCTGACTGGAGGAGAACCCCTTATTCGGAAAGACATTCTGCATATTATAG CGGAACTGAGAAAGCTGGAGGGTCTGAAGACCATTGCAGTCACCACTAATGGCACGACTTTGACCCGACAGCTGCCTGGTCTTAAGAAGGCTGGATTGGATCTACTGAACATCAGCATGGACTCACTAGTGCCTGCCAAATTTGAGTTCATTACTAGACGTAAAG GGTTTCATAAAGTGATGGAAGGCATTGAGAAGGCTATTGAAATGGGCTACAATCCAGTCAAG GTGAACTGTGTGGTCATGAGAGGTCTGAATGAAGATGAGTTACTGGACTTTGTGCTCCTAACAGAGAAGAAACCTTTGGATGTGAGATTCATTGAATACATGCCTTTTGATG GTAACAGATGGAACTTTAAGAAGATGGTGAGTTATCAGGAGATGTTGGACTGCATAAAGCAGAAATGGCCCAATCTGGAGCAGGTTCCTGGAGAAGAAACGAACACAGCCAAG GCGTTTAGAGTACCAGGATTTCAGGGGCAGCTGGGGTTCATTACCTCCATGTCAGACCATTTCTGTGGTACCTGCAATCGTCTGCGCATCACGGCTGACGGCAATTTAAAG gtgtgtttgtttgggaATTCAGAGGTATCCTTGAGGGATCGTCTGCGTTCTGGAGCATCCGAAGAGGAACTTCTGCATGTCATAGGGGCAGCAGTGGGGAGAAAGAAAAAGCAACAtgcag GGATGTTGAATTTATCTCAGATGAAGAACAGACCAATGATCCTCATTG GTAAAAGCAACTGGCTTCTGCAAGCGTTTAGAGGCAATCCAAGGCAGACTGCACCTCTAATCCACCACATTGATTCAGAAGCCTCAGCTAAAACTCGGTCTTTAGGAAATAGAGCATTATGTAATTCCAAACGCAGTGGCTCAGTTCCGCACAGCGTAAGACAGTTTCACCGGGAAACCTATAAATGTGGTTCTGATTCGAAGGAACCATTTTCAGGATCACAGATCTCCAGCCTTGATGGAACCTCCGATCGGCtgactcacacagacacacagggTAAAGCCTCCATGGTCAATGTCGGCAGTAAAGCAGTAACGTGTCGCACAGCCACAGCTTGTGGAAAGGTCATCCTGGGCCCAAAAGCTTTTAATCTGGTACGTGCCAACCAACTTGCCAAGGGTGATGCCCTTGCAGTCGCACAGCTTGCTGGCATCATGGGTGCAAAACAGACTTCATCTCTCATTCCACTTTGCCATGCGCTTCCTCTTGACCACACCTCCGTTACCATAGAGTTGGTGGAGACGAGACACACCGCCGTTGTCAAGGCAACCTGCCAAACCACGGGCCGTACAGGAGTGGAGATGGAGGCTTTGACAGCTGTTACTGTGGCCACACTGGCGCTGTATGACATGTGCAAGTCTGTCAGTCGTGACATCGTTATAACTGACATTAAACTGCTCAGCAAGACGGGTGGGCAAGGAGGCGACTTTCAAGCTTCTTGA
- the LOC130408824 gene encoding gastrula zinc finger protein XlCGF57.1-like, whose translation MEAKLGERDELNTKDVCGMSLCVITDQTSPELLVSVCNEKQKPSVNLLDYQMELKTEITETEKQTDADLIHPDLMKEEITEHNEMEEKPPFVIGEESPNCFKTETKFSPKKSQGEPNKDSLMCQLCGKIFKRRSHMNSHMKIHTGEKPYRCDQCGKTFAHKYTLNVHMIIHTGERLYTCNQCGKTFKLRSHMNSHMKIHTGEKPYRCDECGKTFAHKDTLNVHMIIHTEVRLNICNQCGKTFKHRSHMNNHMKIHTGEKPYRCDQCGKTFAHKYTLDVHMRNHIGEKPYRCDHCGKIFARKDTLNAHMIIHTEVRLYTCNQCGKTFKRRAHMNNHMKIHTGEKPYRCDQCGKTFAHKYTLNVHMTIHTEVRLNICNQCGKTFKCRAHMNNHMKIHTGEKPYRCDQCEKSFARKSTLDVHMRSHTGEKPYSCDQCGKVFSRKSNLTKHMRVHTG comes from the exons ATGGAGGCAAAGCTCGGGGAGAGAGATGAACTGAACACAAAG GATGTATGTGGCATGTCTCTCTGTGTCATTACCGATCAAACATCTCCAGAGCTTCTGGTTTCTGTCtgtaatgaaaaacagaaaccGTCAGTGAATCTGCTGGACTACCAAATGGAGCTGAAAACAGAAATCactgaaacagaaaaacagacagatGCTGATTTGATTCATCCAG ACCTGATGAAGGAGGAAATTACAGAACACAATGAAATGGAGGAGAAACCTCCTTTTGTAATTGGAGAAGAATCTCCAAACTGCtttaagactgaaacaaaattttcacccaaaaaatctCAAGGAGAACCAAACAAAGATTCCCTTATGTGCCAGCTGTGTGGAAAGATCTTCAAGCGTAGATCCCACATGAACAGTcacatgaaaattcacactggagaaaaaccttacagatgtgatcagtgtggaaagaccttTGCACATAAATACACTCTTAATGTGCACATGATAATTCACACGGGAGAAAGGCTTTACACATGTAACCAGTGTGGAAAGACCTTCAAGCTTAGATCCCACATGAACAGTcacatgaaaattcacactggagaaaagccttACAGATGTGACGAGTGTGGAAAGACCTTTGCACATAAAGACACTCTTAATGTGCACATGATAATTCACACAGAAGTAAGGCTTAACATATGTAACCAGTGTGGAAAGACCTTCAAGCATAGATCCCACATGAACAATcacatgaaaattcacactggagaaaagccttACAGATGTGACCAGTGTGGAAAGACCTTTGCACATAAATACACTCTTGATGTGCACATGAGAAATCACATCGGAGAAAAGCCTTACAGATGTGACCATTGTGGAAAGATCTTTGCACGTAAAGACACTCTTAATGCGCACATGATTATTCACACGGAAGTAAGGCTTTACACATGTAACCAGTGTGGAAAGACCTTCAAGCGTAGAGCCCACATGAATAATcacatgaaaattcacactggagaaaagccttacagatgtgatcagtgtggaaagaccttTGCACATAAATACACTCttaatgtgcacatgacaaTTCACACGGAAGTAAGGCTTAACATATGTAACCAGTGTGGAAAGACCTTCAAGTGTAGAGCCCACATGAACAATcacatgaaaattcacactggagaaaagccttACAGATGTGACCAGTGTGAAAAGAGCTTTGCACGTAAATCCACTCTTGATGTGCACATGAGAagtcacactggagaaaagccttACAGTTGTGATCAGTGCGGCAAGGTCTTTTCACGGAAAAGCAACCTTACTAAGCACATGCGAGTTCACACTGGATAA